Part of the Quercus robur chromosome 5, dhQueRobu3.1, whole genome shotgun sequence genome, TAATAAAAGACCCGATTCATTAGCTACAGAGCAACAAAAGATTCAGAACAAAGCGTGTTAGAGGACAACCTGAGTAAGCCTGAATTAAAAACATCTACCACTCCCTATAGGAGGGGCATCATATCATATTAATTGTTTCCACCTaactctctctcattttatGCATAGCTAAAATTATTTGCAAGGTTGGAGACATGGGACCATTATTGGTTTGAAGTTTGGACCATTTATTATCCTCCTATATTTGCAGCATGCATTCCGCTTGGCTATTTATCATGTCAGAGCCACATTATATGGTTTATTTATGAGAAATATcatgtctataatattttcacaataaatgtaaagtgacaggttattattattggaataaaaaagtaatttcagtagtaggtttaaatttgaaccaataataattaaccacctataatttgttgtaaaaatgttgtgaagaTAGtagttttctttatttattggtGCCCTGCAGTTTCCACTTAAAAAtagcataaaaaatgagttcaGCTTTGGAGGGGGGACTTCGATTTGGCTTCATTAACAGCTTCAGCTTTGCTACTACTACGTTTGCTATGTACCCATTTGGCCATTTCATTCAATTATTTTGCCAGAATCAGTGAAACAACTAAAGAAGCTTGAGAAGAAAGCCATGGAAGAAAAGTTGGCTAGCTCTTGAAGTTGTCAAAAATAAGTTCTTAGGTGAGAACTAGTTATTGTTTTACTTGGGTTCATGAACATAATTGCTTGctcttcctctatttatagaatGCCAAGTCTCAAGAAAATGGAAGCTGATTATATTCATGAAGTTCCAAGAAGCATCTTGGAGAGCTGGTTCTAGTCAATATGAGTCAATTCCATAGACTTAGCGACACATGAATTGAGGTTGGAGGTGCTTTCAAAAAACTGATGAGGAATTGAGGATAGCGTTGGACAGCATCTCTGGCCATGCATGACTGGCTACATATTTATCGTGGttgaaaattcaaaagataCCGGTAAAATTAAACCATTCACAATAGTCAATTATGATGTGCATtgaaataacaaagaaaagatCTAAGTTGAACACGTTTAAAGTAATGTTAAAGCATTCGCATCAGCCTCGTCaaatttttagctaaattaaccaaaaaaaaaaaaacttcactttttctAGTTTAGctatctatgttttttttttttttagtcatatATTAGCCTTAATACTACGTcactattttaattaaatattatttcttcatattcacatttttaaccccaaaatccaccaccacccacacaaCTACACATGCTAGCTTGATTTTAATCCCAAAATTCACCACCACTCATCACAACTGCACACCTAGGTAGCACGACCCAACAAAAACCCAACACAACCCACAACAATCAAGCACAATCCACAAAAATCAACCACTACaacactaccaccaccacctcaacacacaaaacccaacaaccactccacaaaaacacaaaaccttATGCAACCGATGCATCAATGCCATTGAACCCAACCAAAACCCAGTCAAAACTCAAATCGAACCCAACCACCACATCTATTGTCGCCAACCACATATCGATTAATGATGTTGATCGATtcgtatgagagagagagagagagagagagagagagagagagagagagagaaaatgagtcacgtagagagaaaagagatataaaaaataattttattagtagTAGTGAGGAGTAGTGTCTTGCTGGTTGTAGCGAAGcaaattaaatgctaaatttttttgatagtttgtTGAGATTGATGTGTggccttttttggttttttagctACATTTTTTGGTGAGATTGATGCAAACACTCTTAGGTCATTGCAAATGGACTTGTCATTGTCTTTggataaaatgaaatttaaatatgtattttgaaatataaatcaTGGTACACCAAatgatagggaaaaaaaaaaggaacggAGGGAGGTTATAAAGAGAATCAAAAtagatgaaagaaaatgaaaaggaagagaaaaaagagtgaagtaaaaataaagagggagatatatatatatcctccctctttattatgaaaattttagatttagggATTCTCATTTtggctattaaaaaaaaaaatgcaaaattcatcATATGAAAAGGTTATTGTTTCTCACATATCCACATTACATCAAATGTTCACATATTACACATGATCTAAAAGAGTGTAGATATGATATGAAAGAATGTAAAACACTATTGGATGGGAAACAATCAAAGCCATatgaaaaatacacaaaaaccaaaacttatcgaataatattaaaaattagaaatgcAATTTActctataaatttttattttgtctagGTTTGATTTGGGTGGGATTGTTGTGTTTAGAtttttgggtctttttttttggggggggggggggggggggtttgtaAGTGTAGTTTGGTTGTGGTGAGCGGTGGTGGGATTGGGTTGCCAATAATGGTTGGGGTTGCTGGTCGAGATTTGACTGTTGGGGTTGTGATTTTAGGTTTGGGTATTTTGATTAacctatttttttattgggttgtgTCAATTGAGGGAGTGAGGAAATTTTCgtcattttaaaaattgttttcacaTGTGCGAATCATTATGAACCACAtgtctatatattttaaagtacAATAGTTTCATTCaagtcaaatttcatgtcaatgcTCCGTTAGGCTATGTAACACATAAACTAACAAACATAGATAGAAAAacgaaaaataaaacattttgcaAAGTATAGGAACgagaaaaaaaacttttgtgaaaatttaatgacaaaaacaatattttatcctatactactattcatagatcctactgtattatttcagctaattttatatttatttataatacttttagtaaaaaaaatttaatttcaataaaataaacttccaatcttttgtttcttttgaagtCGGCTTCGTCTCTAAAAATAGACatcattatatttttcttctgCCGACAGCCCAAATAGCTTAAAAAGGAATGCCCAAATTGTATGTAAAGGCTGCCCCCATCTGATAATCTGATctaaatatttcctaaaaatttttttatacatattttggACTTTTGGGGTTTTGGTCCTAACTCATAAACCACCAAGAAGCCCAACAAAACTCAGTAGATTCGACTCTTGTGACTTCTTaacaaaacacaaactgaagTGTGCTGAGCAGAGAACCCAAATGGGATTTGTTCCTGGTTTAACTTAATTGAACACAGAGACATGGTCCCCTTTTTCTCAGTTTGCATATGGTCACTACAACACAAAGAGAACCAGAAGCTGACGACTCAGCTTCTCCCTATTATCCATCACAATCCCCAATACTACTGCCACTGGACCCTCAATCCCCGTGCCTAGCCCCTTCACAGTTCACACCAATCATTTCCTGTTGTTTCCACCCATTTTAAACCTTATTTTTTGCACGGTTGGAGACATATGGAGACTATTATTGGCTCACAGTTTGGACCATTCATCCTTACATTTGCAGCATGCATTCCACTTGGCTATTCACCATGTTACAACCACACGCTTTCTTTATTGGTGCCGTAACTGCCGTATCCATTTataaattgtattaaaaaaaaatcatgttaacaacgtgacaattgttaataaatcatacaataggaaagttttgacattatttttataaaaaattatcaataacatttattgttttatatttcttttaataaaatatttctcaaaataaCTCTGGTGGTTAACATATCCCtaaaaaaaagctaagaaaatataaatagctCTCTATGGATCAGTTATTGAATGATAAGTGGAATTCAAAAAGTTACCTCTACTTACTCTACACATTGTAAAGCTGGTAAAAAATTCTAACATATAAAGCATACGATAATCCCGAATTGGTCCCAACTTTCCACTTGGCCTAAACCCATATTGAAAACACACTAATTGTAGAGTGCTACAAGTAGGCTAAATAGTTTCATGATTCTCATTCCTCAAAATTATTGCCGTCTTGAGATATCAACAAATAGCATGTCATAAATGTTcatcaaaattcaaaccaaacGGTGCAATAATTTTTGACGCTCGTAATTTAAGCACAGTATTAAAACGAGTTTGGCAAatagtatcaaaatttttaaaatgtttaagaGACAtggaaaagacaaaagaaaccGAAGCTAAAGTACTCTGACTATACTGacatgaaaaggaagaaaatatgaaatatctATGAACAGGGTTAAGAATTACCAAAAGTCGCGCCGATTGCGTGTATTCAGTCCTGCTCTTCTCAATAAAGACCCTCCCTCTCCCTAAATTTACTATTTTGCCCTTTCATCCTTCCATTTTAAAACAAACGTCAATTCCATACGCTGAAGATTTGATTACACAcactcttttttataattttttttacgtTTTGAGAGAAATATGGCAAAGTCTTCGACGCCCAACGCGACGTCGTTTCCGGCTATTAAACCTCAGGATTACACTCACAGTCCGGTACACTACGCTGTCGCTGTAGGCGATCACACCACTCTGTCCCGACTCGTCTCGACTCTGCCCAAACTCGCCGACCCGACTCAGATCCACACCGAGTCCGACTCGCTCTCTCAGGAGAAACTCGCCGATCAAATCTCCGCAGTCGTCGACCGCCGCGACGTGCCTTTTCGGGAGACTCCTCTCCACCTCTCCGTTCGCCTCAACGACGCCGTTTGCGCGCGGGCTTTAGCTCTCGCCGGAGCTGACGTGTCGCTGCAGAACTCCGCTGGATGGAACCCGCTCCAGGAGGCTCTGGTTCGGCGGTGCTCCGACATTGCTCTCATTCTCCTCCGCCAGCACCACCGCTCCGCCTGGTCCAAGTGGCGACGGAGGTTGCCACGTGTCATCGCCGTGCTACGCCGTATGCGCGATTTCTACATGGAGATCTCTTTCCACTTCGAGAGCTCCGTCATTCCCTTCGTCGGAAAAATCGCTCCCTCAGACACGTACAAGATCTGGAAACGCGACGGAAATCTCCGAGCCGATACTTCCTTGGCCGGCTTCGACGGCCTGAAAATCCAGCGCGCCGATCAGAGCTTCCTCTTTCTCGGCGACGGCGACCAGAGCCACGACATTCCCTCCGGGACTCTCTTGGTCCTCAATCGCGACGATCGCAAAATCTTCGACGCTTTCGAGAATGCCGGCTCTCCGATGAGCGAGGCCGATATCGCCGGATTCTGCGCTCAGACGAGCGTGTACAGGCCGGGAATGGACGTCACAAAAGCCGAACTCGTCGGAAGAACGAATTGGCGCCGGCAAGAGAAGACCGAAAGCGTCGGCGAGTGGAAAGCTAGGGTTTACGAAATCCACAACGTCGTTTTCAGCTTCCGGTCAAGAAAAGTCGCCGGTGGAGATTCTGACGTGGCAGGTAGCGAGCAAGTGCTTCCTCTAGAGCTAGACGAAGACGACGACGGTTTCTtagtagccgagaatccgagctTCGGGTTTCCTTCTGCCGATCAGAGAAGACACAGTAGTTTCGTTAGAGAAGAGCGAGAGTGGGTAACGGTGCCAAGAAAAAGCGTCGACGTTGCGTCAGTAACGGCGCCGCCGCGAAGGTCGGTTTCGACGGTGGCTCCGCCGCCACAAACCAAAGAGAAAGAGTACATTCGGAGTTTACGCCCGTCAGTTTGGTTAACGGAGCAGTTTCCGTTAAAAACGGAGGAACTGTTACCGTTACTCGACATTTTGGCGAACAAGGTGAAAGCCGTTAGGAGGATGAGGGAGTTGCTGACCACAAAGTTTCCTTCGGGTACATTTCCGGTGAAGGTAAGGGGCATTTTGggaaattgaaatatatatatatatatatataatgagggGTCCACTGAAT contains:
- the LOC126727090 gene encoding uncharacterized protein LOC126727090; translated protein: MAKSSTPNATSFPAIKPQDYTHSPVHYAVAVGDHTTLSRLVSTLPKLADPTQIHTESDSLSQEKLADQISAVVDRRDVPFRETPLHLSVRLNDAVCARALALAGADVSLQNSAGWNPLQEALVRRCSDIALILLRQHHRSAWSKWRRRLPRVIAVLRRMRDFYMEISFHFESSVIPFVGKIAPSDTYKIWKRDGNLRADTSLAGFDGLKIQRADQSFLFLGDGDQSHDIPSGTLLVLNRDDRKIFDAFENAGSPMSEADIAGFCAQTSVYRPGMDVTKAELVGRTNWRRQEKTESVGEWKARVYEIHNVVFSFRSRKVAGGDSDVAGSEQVLPLELDEDDDGFLVAENPSFGFPSADQRRHSSFVREEREWVTVPRKSVDVASVTAPPRRSVSTVAPPPQTKEKEYIRSLRPSVWLTEQFPLKTEELLPLLDILANKVKAVRRMRELLTTKFPSGTFPVKVAIPVVPTVRVVITFTKFVELQPIEQFYTPFSSPRQLHHGGRGGLSEEEHKSDTHYSSLPSSSSSSSSSMPSWLRRSSSQSVSTSKQQQQHHHNQQQQQQQRSCLGAQESDPFAIPSGYSWSSVDDKSRKMKKSKSTRKSK